A stretch of Gossypium hirsutum isolate 1008001.06 chromosome A06, Gossypium_hirsutum_v2.1, whole genome shotgun sequence DNA encodes these proteins:
- the LOC107960306 gene encoding uncharacterized protein codes for MDLKRKEIEYSVGDFVFLKVSPWKKLELPLKLERIHDVFHVFMLRCYCSDPSHVVPVEEIEVKPDLTFEEEPVQILDSEVKVLRKKSIPLVKVLWGNHSSEEATWEPEETMRKQYPHLF; via the exons AtggatctgaagcgtaaggaaattgagtattctgtgggagatTTTGTCTTTctgaaggtctcgccatggaagaag ttagagctacctctaaAACTAGAgcggattcacgatgtgttccatgtcttTATGCTGAGATGCTActgttctgatccttcacatgttgtgCCGGTTGAGGAGATTGAAGTTAAACCAGATCTGACTTTCGAGGAAGAACCAGTCCAGATTTTAGATAGTGAGGTGAAAGTCTTAAGAAAGAAATCAATCccattagtgaaagttctttggggAAACCACAGTtctgaagaggctacgtgggaacctgaggagacgATGCGAAAACAATACCCTCACCTattctga